AGGCTGCCATTCCCCTCTTTCAGGCGTAATAACTCAAAAGATTTGCCCTTAATTACGGCGGTATAGGATTTTTCACCTTCCTGTAATGCTTTCACTTTACAGCGAAAAATCTGGCCATCGATGTCATTATCAACATGCGATACCTGAATGAGGGCTTCATTAGAGGCTTTCGGCCCTATCCGCATCATCCACACCACAGCGCCTTCCTGCCCACGATAGCCAAAAACATATTTACCGATTTCCGGTTTGACCGTATCGGCAAACGCAGATTGCATGAGTAATAACGCCCCCATCAGCGCCGTCATAAAACGCAGCATAGTATTCCCTCAATAAATCGCCTGAAGTGGTAGCAGAGATGCAGGCGTAGCGATCCCTGCCCTGTCCTGTTGCAACGGGCCAGTATTTCATAGATTAATTTCCTACCACTATTGTTGAATTCCGAATTTCATCCTGTATGACAAAAGAATGGCTGTAGGGTGGGAAAAAACACAAAGTAAACAATAATTGACGAATATAGCGCCACGCTGTTCGCAACCTAACCAAACAGTCACTTTCGAGCAATTTTCCTTGAAAAAGAGGTTGACGCTGCAAGGCTCTATACGCATAATGCGCCCCGCAACGCCGATAAGGTATCGCGAAAAAAAAGATGGCTACGTAGCTCAGTTGGTTAGAGCACATCACTCATAATGATGGGGTCACAGGTTCGAATCCCGTCGTAGCCACCATCTTTTTTGCGGGAGTGGCGAAATTGGTAGACGCACCAGATTTAGGTTCTGGCGCCGCAAGGTGTGCGAGTTCAAGTCTCGCCTCCCGCACCATTCACCAGAAAGCGTTGTACGGATGGGGTATCGCCAAGCGGTAAGGCACCGGTTTTTGATACCGGCATTCCCTGGTTCGAATCCAGGTACCCCAGCCATCTTCTTCGAGTAAGCGGTTCACCGCCCGGTTATTGGGGTATCGCCAAGCGGTAAGGCACCGGTTTTTGATACCGGCATTCCCTGGTTCGAATCCAGGTACCCCAGCCATCGAAGAAACAATCTGGCTACGTAGCTCAGTTGGTTAGAGCACATCACTCATAATGATGGGGTCACAGGTTCGAATCCCGTCGTAGCCACCAAATTCTGAATGTGTCGAATGCGTTCGGCAAATTCACAAACCAATTTGTTGGGGTATCGCCAAGCGGTAAGGCACCGGATTCTGATTCCGGCATTCCGAGGTTCGAATCCTCGTACCCCAGCCAATTTATTCAAGACGCTTACCTTGTAAGTGCACCCAGTTGGGGTATCGCCAAGCGGTAAGGCACCGGATTCTGATTCCGGCATTCCGAGGTTCGAATCCTCGTACCCCAGCCACATTAAAAAAGCTCGCTTCGGCGAGCTTTTTGCTTTTCTGCGTATATTCAATGTCGAATGCGATGTTGACACGTCTTATTCTTCAAAGTCGGATGCGACGCTGATGCGTCTTATCCGACCTACAGTTGGCATGCATCCGGCAATGTTGTAAGGCTACAACCCTAACGCATATTTCAGCGCCTGCCGTTTCAATACGCCAGCACGCTCCGCCGCCATTAACCCGAGATTACGCATAAAACGCAGTGGCGGCAGATTATTGCTGAATCCGGCATAAAACAGATCCATACCGCTTTGCATAATGAAGTTATCCGCCATACGCCGCATCTGGTAACGCTTGAGGACAGGATAACTGGCCCACGCTTCACCGTAGCTGCGGGCATTCACCAGAACGTCAATCAGAGCATCAACATCGCGATAACCGAGGTTAACCCCCTGCCCCGCCAACGGATGAATGGTGTGCGCGGCATCGCCCACCAGCGCAAGCCCTGGTTGCACATACTGCAACGCATGGCGGCGCGTCAGCGGAAACGCACCAGCGGCGAGTGGCATCACGTACCCAAGACGCGACGGGAAATGCTTCGCGATTTCCACCTGGAGCTGCGCCATATTCATATTCTGCAACTGGCGAATACGCGCCGGAGAGTCATACCACACCAGCGACGCCCAGTTATCAAACAGCGGCAGAAACGCGCGCGGCCCGTCCGGAGTAAACTGCTGCCAGGTGCTGTCGCCGGGATCATTCTCGCACTGTACGCTAATCAACATACACGACTGCGCATACTGCCAGGCATGAACGCCAATTCCCGCCATTTGCCGCACCTGCGAATTTGCACCGTCAGCGCCAATCACCAGCTTCGCCTGGATCACTTCGCCCCCCTTCAGTTCCAGTTCCTGAAGATCATTATGGCGATGCAGAGCAATCAGTGAGCCTGGCACACGTAACGTTACTTTCGGATGCGCTTCCAGCGCCTGCCACAGCGCCTGTTGCAGGACAGTGTTTTCCACCATATAGCCAAGCAACGGCAGCTTCAATTCGGCTGCATCAAACACCACATGCGCCGTTTCCCACTCCCACGTTTCCAGTCTGCGATAAGGATGGCAACGCATGGCCTGTACCGCGTCCCAGACGCCTAAACCTTTAAGCAATGATACCGAAGCCGCACTAATCGCCGAGATCCGCACGTCAGGCTGGCTGTCAGCGACAAACGAAGCAGGTTCCGCGTGCTCGATAACCGTTATCGAAAATCCGTGCTGAGCCAGTCCCAGCGCCAGTGCGCCGCCGACCATTCCTCCGCCGACAATGGCAATTTCCGTTGGTTGATTTGTCATGGTCAATCATCCTGTTAGCAATATGCTTTAAGTTTACAGGATTTTTACCCCCAAGGGCTGATAACGCTCATACTGGTCACAACGGCAGCAAAGCATTACACTATGCGCCCTGCATTCCTGGCTACTATTTCGCAAGAGCAAGTCGATGACCAAAAAACTCCATATTAAAACCTGGGGCTGTCAGATGAACGAGTACGATTCATCGAAGATGGCCGATCTGCTGGATGCCACCCACGGCTATCAACTGACCGACGTGGCGGAAGAAGCGGATGTGCTGCTGCTGAACACCTGCTCAATCCGCGAGAAGGCTCAGGAAAAAGTCTTCCATCAGTTGGGTCGCTGGAAACTGTTAAAAGAGAAGAATCCAGACCTGATTATCGGCGTCGGCGGCTGCGTGGCATCGCAAGAAGGCGAGCACATTCGCCAGCGCGCCCACTATGTTGATATTATTTTTGGGCCGCAAACGCTGCACCGTCTGCCGGAGATGATCAACTCCGTACGCGGCGACCGCAGCCCGGTTGTAGATATCAGCTTCCCGGAAATCGAGAAGTTTGACCGTCTGCCGGAACCGCGTGCCGAAGGACCAACCGCGTTTGTCTCCATCATGGAAGGCTGCAATAAATATTGCACCTACTGCGTGGTGCCTTACACCCGTGGTGAAGAGGTAAGCCGTCCTTCCGACGATATTCTGTTTGAGATTGCCCAGCTTGCGGCTCAGGGCGTGCGTGAAGTCAACCTGCTCGGTCAGAACGTGAACGCCTGGCGTGGTGAGAACTACGACGGCACCACCGGATCGTTTGCCGATCTGCTGCGTCTGGTTGCGGCGATCGACGGGATCGATCGTATTCGCTTTACCACCAGCCATCCGATCGAATTCACCGACGATATCATCGAAGTGTACCGCGACACGCCGGAGCTGGTGAGCTTCCTGCATCTGCCGGTTCAGAGCGGTTCCGATCGCATTCTAAACCTGATGGGACGTACCCACACGGCGCTGGAGTACAAAGCGATCATCCGTAAATTGCGTACGGCGCGTCCTGATATTCAGATCAGTTCTGACTTCATCGTTGGCTTCCCGGGCGAAACCACCGAAGACTTCGAAAAAACGATGAAGCTGATTGCCGACGTCAATTTCGACATGAGCTACAGCTTTATCTTCTCCGCTCGTCCAGGAACGCCTGCCGCCGATATGGTTGATGATGTTCCGGAAGAAGAGAAGAAGCAGCGTCTGTATATTCTGCAAGAGCGCATTAATCAGCAAGCGATGGCATGGAGCCGCCGTATGCTCGGCACCACCCAGCGTATTCTGGTAGAAGGTACATCGCGTAAGAGCATCATGGAGCTTTCCGGTCGTACTGAAAATAACCGCGTGGTTAACTTCGAAGGCACGCCGGATATGATCGGTAAATTCGTCGATGTAGAAATTACCGAC
The nucleotide sequence above comes from Escherichia coli. Encoded proteins:
- the ubiF gene encoding 3-demethoxyubiquinol 3-hydroxylase, translated to MTNQPTEIAIVGGGMVGGALALGLAQHGFSITVIEHAEPASFVADSQPDVRISAISAASVSLLKGLGVWDAVQAMRCHPYRRLETWEWETAHVVFDAAELKLPLLGYMVENTVLQQALWQALEAHPKVTLRVPGSLIALHRHNDLQELELKGGEVIQAKLVIGADGANSQVRQMAGIGVHAWQYAQSCMLISVQCENDPGDSTWQQFTPDGPRAFLPLFDNWASLVWYDSPARIRQLQNMNMAQLQVEIAKHFPSRLGYVMPLAAGAFPLTRRHALQYVQPGLALVGDAAHTIHPLAGQGVNLGYRDVDALIDVLVNARSYGEAWASYPVLKRYQMRRMADNFIMQSGMDLFYAGFSNNLPPLRFMRNLGLMAAERAGVLKRQALKYALGL
- the miaB gene encoding tRNA (N6-isopentenyl adenosine(37)-C2)-methylthiotransferase MiaB; protein product: MTKKLHIKTWGCQMNEYDSSKMADLLDATHGYQLTDVAEEADVLLLNTCSIREKAQEKVFHQLGRWKLLKEKNPDLIIGVGGCVASQEGEHIRQRAHYVDIIFGPQTLHRLPEMINSVRGDRSPVVDISFPEIEKFDRLPEPRAEGPTAFVSIMEGCNKYCTYCVVPYTRGEEVSRPSDDILFEIAQLAAQGVREVNLLGQNVNAWRGENYDGTTGSFADLLRLVAAIDGIDRIRFTTSHPIEFTDDIIEVYRDTPELVSFLHLPVQSGSDRILNLMGRTHTALEYKAIIRKLRTARPDIQISSDFIVGFPGETTEDFEKTMKLIADVNFDMSYSFIFSARPGTPAADMVDDVPEEEKKQRLYILQERINQQAMAWSRRMLGTTQRILVEGTSRKSIMELSGRTENNRVVNFEGTPDMIGKFVDVEITDVYPNSLRGKVVRTEDEMGLRVAETPESVIARTRKENDLGVGYYQP